From Saccopteryx leptura isolate mSacLep1 chromosome 3, mSacLep1_pri_phased_curated, whole genome shotgun sequence, one genomic window encodes:
- the CCN1 gene encoding CCN family member 1, translating to MSSRTARALAVTVTLLYLLNLALATCPTACHCPLEAPKCAPGVGLVRDGCGCCKVCAKQLNEDCSKTQPCDHTKGLECNFGASSTALKGICRAQSEGRPCEYNSRIYQNGESFQPNCKHQCTCIDGAVGCIPLCPQELSLPNLGCPNPRLVKVTGQCCEEWVCDEDGAKDPMEDKDDLLGKGPTFDASEVELTRNNELIAFGKGGSLKRLPVFGMEPRILYNPSLHGQKCIVQTTSWSQCSKTCGTGISTRVTNDNPECRLVKETRICEVRPCGQPVYSSLKKGKKCSKTKKSPEPVKFTYAGCSSVKKYRPKYCGSCVDGRCCTPQQTRTVKMRFRCEDGEMFSKNVMMIQSCKCNYNCPHANEAAFPFYRLFNDIHKFRD from the exons ATGAGCTCCCGCACGGCCAGAGCGCTCGCCGTCACCGTCACCCTCCTCTACTTGCTCAACCTG GCGCTCGCCACCTGCCCCACTGCCTGTCACTGCCCCCTGGAGGCGCCCAAGTGCGCCCCGGGAGTCGGGCTGGTCCGGGACGGCTGCGGCTGCTGTAAGGTCTGCGCCAAGCAGCTCAACGAGGACTGTAGCAAAACACAACCCTGCGACCACACCAAGGGGCTGGAATGCAATTTCGGCGCCAGCTCCACCGCTCTGAAGGGGATCTGCAGAG CTCAGTCAGAGGGCAGACCCTGTGAATATAACTCCAGAATCTACCAGAATGGGGAAAGTTTCCAGCCCAACTGTAAACATCAGTGCACATGTATTGACGGTGCCGTGGGCTGCATTCCTCTGTGTCCTCAAGAACTTTCTCTCCCCAATTTGGGCTGCCCCAACCCCCGACTGGTCAAAGTTACTGGGCAGTGCTGTGAGGAGTGGGTCTGTGATGAGGATGGAGCCAAGGACCCCATGGAGGACAAGGACGACCTCCTGGGCAAGGGGCCCACATTCGATGCCTCAGAGGTGGAGTTAACAAGGAACAATGAATTAATTGCATTTGGAAAAGGTGGCTCCCTGAAGCGGCTCCCTG TTTTTGGAATGGAGCCTCGCATCCTATACAACCCTTCTTTACATGGCCAGAAATGTATCGTTCAAACAACTTCATGGTCCCAGTGCTCGAAGACCTGTGGAACTGGAATCTCCACACGAGTTACCAATGACAACCCTGAATGCCGCCTGGTGAAAGAAACCCGGATTTGTGAAGTGCGGCCTTGCGGACAGCCGGTGTACAGCAGCCTGAAA AAGGGCAAGAAATGCAGTAAGACTAAGAAATCCCCTGAACCAGTGAAGTTTACTTACGCTGGCTGTTCTAGTGTGAAGAAATACCGGCCCAAGTACTGCGGTTCCTGTGTGGATGGCCGATGCTGCACGCCCCAGCAGACCAGGACTGTGAAGATGCGCTTCCGCTGTGAAGATGGGGAGATGTTTTCCAAGAATGTCATGATGATCCAGTCCTGCAAATGCAACTACAACTGCCCGCATGCCAACGAGGCCGCATTTCCTTTCTACAGGCTGTTCAATGACATTCACAAGTTTCGGGACTAG